TGATTTAgcaatgttatgggtaatgtttatcttcgaaattttttgaaatccgggtacgtgggcccgagggttgactttattgacttttcgagcggagtgaaaaattattataaatttatttattatgagtattagagtatatatttatatatttgcacatttattgactagttttggagcgacgagcaTCGGTTTggggtgttagagtggcgttggagctagattatgaaacttcggagcgaggtaagtctcttgtctaactttatgaggaggaaactacccctaggtgttgtaattGATAATTGCAACTTGTTTAGGGGGCTACatgcgcacgaggtgacgagagtacatacgtagctacattcatgttattgtccgggtagacttaagtTCATGccatgctatagctgtactaATTGAGTTatctcttgcctattaaattctttTACTACACGTGACAATTTGAGACTAGATTTGTGTAGAGTGGTAAACTCGCTACTGTAGAGATTCGGACGAACTTCATGATTTGTCAcggaataattgtactcctcttacgaatttctcccgcgttaTGCGTTCTCATTTAAAGGTTTCCCCAAATCTTCTTATAACTCACATGTCCCTTCGTGAGTGAGGTTATgtacccgttaaagcttcttattctaatgggatcgggctgttcgcctcggcaggactatgtaccacactctcatgggagcgggtagATTATGTACCACagtctcatgggagcgggtcgttcgcctcagtAATATATagtagatgtatctatggttataTACCAGATTATGataggatcgggtcgtacgcctcgacatttctataaaatacgtCTATGGAAACGTGCGTATCATTTGTCAAAAAGCCAGTGTATCTGGGATCTTtccggatttgaattatgacgGCCTATCTGTGAGatcctttatatatatacacacactccgGTGGAGGAGGTAACTGCTAATCGAGAGTTTGAGTCCATTGTTGAGAGAAGGATTGCACCACGtacttatacttgtttatttcgtttTGTTTACTCTGCCCCATATCTGTTTACTCCTTATTGTAtatgtcttattggaccactagtaggtgtcgatatcgacccctcgtcatgaaccactagtaagtgtcgatatcgacccctcgtcactacttcgctggggttaggctagatacttactgggtacgcgttgatttacgtactcatgctatacttgctgcatatttttgtgcaagtACATATATGTTTGGTGATCTTTTGGGCACAGAGGCGCGACTATTGTGGGGgacttaccgtgagctgcatttcatgttgcGATCCGCaacctgcagagtctccatcagagttatgtATGTTCTCCTGTCTAagttgtattccagacagatattgtattttattatattttctagttgatactcatgcacttatgacaccgggttttgggggtaaACATTTATTAATGGCTTGCGTGACGGTGGTGTtaattaggcgtcatcacgacttttaatgaattttggatcgtgataatttaatgattaaataaatattaatctTTGATATTTAACTAGGACAAGTGTCACAAATCCAAATAGGAacttgagaaaaagaagaaatgaaaaatggagaGTACTTTCATCCCGAATTATGCTTAGTGAGGCACCCTATTTATCAGTTTTTTGCTATGAATAGATCTCAGGCAGAGTTTCATCATGATTTTGTCGGGATTTGCTAAGGAACTCTAAGctattcttaatttttttttttatgagtATATATATCATTTGCCTGCGGGAGGCTTCATTTTTCATAATCAATTAATGGTTCTATCAATTCCTTTTAACCCAAATTCACGTTGTGTAAGGTCCATCCAGAGAAAGCATTTTCTATTCGAATTTTTCTTTTCCAAGCCACTCACGACCTTAACTCAAGTCCTCTTATTAAAAGTGGTTGGAATAGTGTACTTTTTTCTTCTAGGGGGGAAAAACGTATTGCTTTGAATCTAGGGATAACTTTCCTAGctagaacccccccccccccccccccttttttttttccacATCCTCCTTTCATTTATTCATCTTTTAGTATCGGTAAATTCTATATACTCCTATTAGATATTCAAGATATAGTGCTCGATATGCATTTATAGACCTTTATTATCCTTAATTGGTTGGCGTGTAATGTTGGTAGTTTGCTTCATATGTATGTATAATAACTATAGCCAGTTACCTTTTTGTCTCAGTGAACGATAAACTGGATTACTTGTCGGATGAATTTCATAGTGATATCCGAATTATTGATTTATTACACAGAAGTACCTAAATTAAATTCAGTAACTAGATGACTATACCTAAATTATACTTATATATTAAACAAACTACAAACCCACCGAATTAATATGAATTCCAGCTACCAAATTTGAATTCCCAAACAACATATATATACTTGTGAAGATTATCTGGAAACCCCCAACTTAACCAATTGCCCATATTTCCAACCATTTATCCAAATATTTCACCCGTTATGACCGAAGTAACATCATTCCAATCAAAATGCTCTCCTTTTTATTGCACACAACTTAAACTGAAGAAATTAAAGATCTTAGATACTCCTACTTCGTAAGGATTTTCTAGTAGTCAAAAAAATTAATAAGGAGAGAGTGTGCGGAAATTCCTAGAAGAATAATTTgaaatgcaaaaacaaaatatgaaggaaacagaaattaaaaaaagaaaaaagggagaagATATGGTCTCTATTGCAAAAGTAGGCTTCTAATAAGTGCAGCTTGGGCGGTGTCTGAAGTGGCCAAGAGTTGAGATAAGCGCTCACTAAGATCATCAACCTCTCTGTGCAAGCCTCTTATGTAGTTGCATGTGTCTTGTAATACCCTTGCCGCTGAAACCTGCGCCAATTACGAAACCCCACAATAAAAGAACATTAGTAATTCACATAGATCAAAAGTACTATTATATGTTTTTATTAAACATAAATTGTACTGTATAATAGTAAGAGTATATATTTAGAGTCAACCTATATATGCGGAGATCACAATTCACAAGTTTAGTAAGTTCAATAAATCAAGGGGCAAAAGGAATCCTTTTCCTTTGGttaaaattaaatatattatCATTTCGCTTGGTTTCTAAGGTCCTTCAGAAACCAAGAACTTAAAACCTAGGAAAGGTCATCGGGACCACTGGGACTTGTAACTTCTTAATTTTCCTTGTACAAGGATTAGTTAATATTGGTAATCATATATAAAGACTAGCTTGTACTAGGTTCTTCCTTCTTAATTTATACTCCATGCACCTCGTATATATgccattattaaaaaaaaagattaaaattaaTACAACTCCGCATATAATGGGAATACGAGCTTAGTTTACCGggct
This DNA window, taken from Nicotiana tabacum cultivar K326 chromosome 4, ASM71507v2, whole genome shotgun sequence, encodes the following:
- the LOC107829647 gene encoding transcription factor PRE3-like, with translation MSSRRSSRSRHSGVSSRISEDQINDLVSKLQDLLPELRNRSSDKVSAARVLQDTCNYIRGLHREVDDLSERLSQLLATSDTAQAALIRSLLLQ